The following proteins come from a genomic window of Hymenobacter canadensis:
- a CDS encoding GNAT family N-acetyltransferase: MSSPLTITVAKRTAEAAAQLASLGHQTFHDTFAATNDPADMAAYLAATFSPELQLAELNEPDVVFLLARMQQQLVGYAKLRLHSTLGQAEGKVPEERLEIERLYVLEDWTGTGLGAALMRRAIEEAREQKCRAVVLGVWEKNDRALEFYRRFGFKAAGQHEFRLGNDLQNDLILRKGL, translated from the coding sequence ATGTCTTCGCCGCTTACTATCACCGTCGCCAAACGCACTGCCGAAGCGGCCGCCCAGCTCGCCAGCCTGGGCCACCAGACCTTCCACGACACTTTCGCCGCCACCAACGACCCGGCTGATATGGCGGCCTATCTGGCGGCTACCTTCAGCCCCGAGCTGCAGCTGGCCGAGCTGAACGAGCCCGACGTGGTGTTTCTGCTGGCCCGGATGCAGCAGCAGTTGGTGGGGTATGCCAAGCTGCGGCTGCATTCCACGCTGGGGCAGGCGGAGGGCAAAGTGCCAGAAGAGCGCCTGGAAATTGAGCGCCTCTACGTGCTGGAAGACTGGACCGGCACGGGTCTGGGGGCCGCCCTGATGCGCCGCGCCATTGAGGAAGCCCGCGAGCAGAAATGCCGCGCCGTAGTGCTGGGCGTATGGGAGAAGAACGACCGGGCGCTGGAGTTCTACCGTCGTTTTGGCTTTAAAGCCGCCGGCCAGCACGAATTTCGGCTGGGCAACGACCTGCAAAACGACCTGATTCTGCGCAAAGGCCTCTAA
- the uvrB gene encoding excinuclease ABC subunit UvrB translates to MKYQLTSEFQPTGDQPKAIAQLVQGVNNGEPAQVLLGATGTGKTFTMANVIAETGKPALVLCHNKTLAAQLYGEFKQFFPNNAVEYYISYYDYYQPEAYIASSDVFIEKDLAINQEIEKLRLHTTSTLLSGRRDVIVIASVSCIYGIGNPEEFSKNVIYLAPGLKYSRNNLLYQFVQILYSRTEMEFTRGTFRVKGDTVDVYPAYADHAYRLFFFGDEIEAIHKIDPQSGKKLADEKSVTLYPAQLFVTGKDTLNQAIKEIQFDLVQQHAYFEKEGRDSEAKRIMERTEFDLEMIRELGYCSGIENYSRYFDGRQPGTRPFCLLDYFPDDYLLVVDESHATMPQIRAMWGGDRSRKTALIEYGFRLPSAFDNRPLTFNEFESMYRQAVFVSATPADYELTQANGTIVEQIIRPTGLLDPEIDIRPSVNQIDDLLDEVDNRVKMGDRVLVTTLTKRMAEELQKYMERLGIKSSYVHSDVKTLDRVEILRQLRLGEIDVLIGVNLLREGLDLPEVSLVAILDADKEGFLRDQRSLIQTMGRAARNDRGKVIMYADRMTGSMQRAIDETNRRRATQLAYNQEHGITPRTVRKSHAEIMGQTSLSDYRIQDNTAYVGPEGDGGLAIAAEPVVAMMGRTDLEKLIKQTEKQMEAAAKDLDFLTAAKLRDELAALKQVLKTKRE, encoded by the coding sequence ATGAAGTACCAACTCACCTCGGAATTCCAGCCCACCGGCGACCAGCCCAAAGCCATTGCCCAACTGGTGCAGGGCGTGAACAACGGCGAGCCGGCGCAGGTGCTGCTCGGGGCCACCGGCACGGGCAAAACCTTCACCATGGCCAACGTCATTGCCGAAACCGGCAAGCCGGCCCTGGTGCTCTGCCACAACAAAACGCTGGCCGCCCAGCTCTACGGCGAGTTCAAGCAGTTCTTCCCCAACAACGCCGTCGAGTACTACATCAGCTACTACGACTACTACCAGCCCGAGGCCTACATTGCCAGCTCCGACGTGTTCATCGAGAAGGATCTGGCCATCAACCAGGAAATCGAGAAGCTGCGGCTGCACACCACGTCCACGCTGCTCTCGGGCCGCCGCGACGTGATTGTTATTGCCTCGGTGTCGTGCATCTACGGCATCGGCAACCCCGAGGAGTTCAGCAAAAACGTGATTTACCTGGCTCCGGGCCTGAAATACTCGCGCAACAACCTGCTCTACCAGTTTGTGCAGATCCTGTATTCGCGCACCGAAATGGAGTTCACGCGCGGCACGTTCCGGGTGAAAGGCGACACCGTGGATGTGTACCCGGCCTACGCCGACCACGCCTACCGGCTGTTCTTTTTCGGCGACGAAATCGAGGCCATTCACAAGATTGACCCGCAGAGCGGCAAGAAGCTGGCCGACGAAAAGTCGGTGACGCTGTATCCGGCGCAGCTGTTCGTGACTGGCAAGGACACGCTCAACCAGGCCATCAAGGAAATCCAGTTCGACCTAGTGCAGCAGCACGCCTACTTCGAGAAGGAGGGCCGCGACTCCGAGGCCAAGCGCATCATGGAGCGCACCGAGTTCGACCTGGAGATGATCCGGGAGCTGGGCTACTGCTCGGGCATCGAGAACTACTCGCGCTACTTCGACGGCCGCCAGCCCGGCACACGGCCGTTCTGCCTACTCGACTACTTCCCCGATGACTACCTGCTGGTAGTGGACGAAAGCCATGCCACCATGCCCCAGATCCGGGCCATGTGGGGCGGCGACCGGAGCCGCAAAACGGCCCTCATCGAGTACGGCTTCCGCTTGCCCTCGGCCTTCGACAACCGCCCGCTCACCTTCAACGAGTTCGAGAGCATGTACCGGCAGGCCGTGTTCGTGAGTGCCACGCCCGCCGACTATGAGCTGACCCAGGCCAACGGCACCATCGTGGAGCAGATCATCCGCCCCACCGGCCTGCTCGACCCCGAAATCGACATCCGGCCCAGCGTCAACCAGATTGATGATCTGCTGGACGAGGTGGACAACCGCGTGAAAATGGGCGACCGGGTGCTCGTGACCACGCTCACCAAGCGCATGGCCGAGGAACTGCAGAAGTACATGGAGCGCCTAGGCATCAAGTCCAGCTACGTGCACTCCGACGTGAAAACGCTGGACCGGGTGGAAATCCTGCGCCAGCTGCGCCTCGGCGAAATCGACGTGCTCATCGGCGTAAACCTGCTCCGCGAAGGCCTCGACCTGCCGGAAGTGAGCCTGGTAGCCATTCTGGATGCCGACAAAGAAGGCTTCCTGCGCGACCAGCGCAGCCTGATCCAGACGATGGGCCGCGCCGCCCGGAACGACCGGGGCAAGGTGATTATGTATGCCGACCGTATGACCGGCTCGATGCAGCGCGCCATCGACGAGACCAACCGCCGCCGCGCCACCCAACTGGCCTATAACCAGGAGCACGGCATCACGCCGCGCACGGTGCGCAAGAGCCACGCCGAAATCATGGGCCAGACCTCTCTGTCGGACTACCGCATCCAGGACAATACGGCCTACGTGGGCCCGGAAGGCGACGGTGGGCTGGCCATTGCCGCCGAGCCCGTGGTGGCCATGATGGGCCGCACCGATTTGGAAAAGCTCATCAAGCAAACCGAGAAGCAGATGGAAGCCGCCGCCAAGGACCTGGACTTCCTCACGGCCGCCAAGCTCCGCGACGAGCTGGCCGCCCTCAAGCAGGTGCTCAAAACCAAGCGCGAGTAA
- a CDS encoding outer membrane beta-barrel protein — MALSDPNHTPDPRPTGDLEHLFRQKFAEAEVTPRASLWEQLDHELLVQQNDTYRRRLLGYRWAAAASLLLLASGGTWLTLQPNATGVASAAAGLRAGSPVVGAAGAGRTYEAGGFQVQPSGADASARHFGQQGPNTSPGPAYTLASASPASQTATGTSLAARPNGYLAAATDEQRFGLYDGRRSGAANLGSTLMQEAGYTVVASAAPWPAAGSSAESMLSRLAGFAGSTAAGFGRPDRLTSAASTSPVATILLASASPKKLFAPAAQAEEEQPVPARRRRWKLSAGYAASAFNPNINYSRASRTSTTPSNSVNFYSADVQAQAYETAASEYKSTLQSGLGQQVAVLANYSLNRHWAVETGLAAGQQEATSATSWVFLDGNSPLVSAATADRSQTGNTMRPNADVALRNVRYRYQTASAPVNVRYTTNSKKGWALYAKVGAAVNVLLKSRTELEGLPEATSTYSLASTNSPYRKVLGSVQSGAGVHYQPANATWRLALGPKVETGLNTLNDRPAGSFTRRSRPYSVGLEASVEFGNATSTAVARR; from the coding sequence ATGGCACTTTCCGATCCTAACCACACCCCCGACCCACGCCCCACCGGCGACCTGGAGCATCTGTTCCGGCAGAAGTTTGCCGAGGCGGAGGTGACCCCGCGGGCCAGCCTCTGGGAGCAGCTCGACCACGAGCTGCTGGTGCAGCAAAACGATACGTACCGCCGCCGCCTGCTGGGCTACCGCTGGGCGGCGGCGGCTTCGCTGCTGCTGCTGGCCAGCGGCGGCACCTGGCTCACGCTGCAACCAAATGCTACCGGCGTGGCTTCTGCCGCTGCTGGCCTTCGCGCCGGCAGCCCGGTAGTTGGCGCCGCCGGTGCTGGCCGCACCTACGAGGCGGGCGGCTTCCAGGTGCAGCCTAGCGGGGCTGATGCCTCTGCCCGCCACTTTGGCCAGCAGGGCCCAAATACCTCGCCCGGCCCGGCCTACACGCTGGCCAGTGCTTCGCCAGCTTCGCAAACCGCTACCGGCACCAGCTTGGCAGCGCGCCCCAACGGCTACCTGGCCGCTGCCACGGACGAGCAGCGGTTCGGGTTGTACGATGGCCGCCGGTCTGGTGCCGCAAACCTGGGCTCGACGCTGATGCAGGAGGCCGGCTATACGGTGGTGGCCAGCGCCGCGCCGTGGCCGGCCGCTGGCAGCAGTGCCGAGTCGATGCTGAGCCGTTTGGCGGGCTTCGCCGGCAGCACCGCCGCCGGTTTCGGCCGCCCCGACAGGCTAACGTCTGCGGCGTCTACTTCTCCGGTTGCTACTATTCTGCTGGCCTCCGCTTCGCCTAAAAAGCTATTTGCGCCGGCTGCACAGGCAGAAGAAGAACAGCCAGTGCCCGCTCGGCGCCGACGCTGGAAGCTGAGTGCCGGCTACGCCGCCTCAGCTTTCAACCCCAACATCAACTATTCGCGCGCCTCACGGACGAGTACCACGCCATCGAACTCCGTGAATTTCTATTCGGCTGATGTGCAGGCGCAGGCTTACGAAACGGCCGCCTCCGAATACAAGTCCACGCTGCAGTCTGGCCTCGGGCAGCAGGTAGCGGTGCTGGCCAACTACAGCCTCAACCGCCATTGGGCCGTGGAAACCGGCCTGGCTGCCGGCCAGCAGGAAGCCACGTCGGCTACGTCGTGGGTGTTTCTGGATGGTAATTCTCCGCTGGTGTCGGCTGCCACCGCCGACCGTAGCCAGACCGGCAATACCATGCGTCCCAACGCCGACGTAGCGCTGCGCAACGTGCGCTACCGCTACCAGACGGCCAGCGCGCCCGTGAACGTGCGCTATACCACCAACTCGAAAAAGGGGTGGGCCCTCTACGCCAAAGTAGGTGCCGCCGTGAACGTGCTGCTGAAATCCCGCACCGAGCTGGAAGGCCTGCCCGAAGCTACCTCCACTTACAGCCTGGCCTCCACCAATTCGCCCTACCGCAAGGTGCTGGGCTCGGTGCAGAGCGGAGCCGGGGTACACTACCAGCCCGCCAACGCCACCTGGCGCCTGGCGCTGGGCCCGAAAGTGGAAACCGGCCTGAATACCCTCAACGACCGCCCTGCCGGTAGCTTCACGCGGCGCAGCCGCCCGTATTCCGTGGGTCTGGAAGCCAGCGTGGAGTTCGGCAACGCTACTTCTACCGCCGTAGCCCGCCGCTAG
- a CDS encoding RNA polymerase sigma factor has translation MRPLIPPAQLSEAELLDGCLAGSRLMQKYLYERFAARMMAVCLRYAQTTFEAEDVLQEGFITVFKNLSSFRRECPLEFWIRRIMVNAALRQHRRNAPLVAVSDGDYPAELAGEEFTLSNYGFEDLMAMVQELAPRYRMVFNLFAIEGYGHKEIGEMLGISEGTSKSQYSRARAILKSKVERLDAHSNNGTFRS, from the coding sequence GTGCGCCCACTTATCCCGCCTGCCCAGCTCAGCGAGGCCGAGCTGCTCGACGGCTGCCTGGCTGGCAGCCGGCTGATGCAGAAGTATCTCTACGAACGATTTGCGGCCCGCATGATGGCTGTGTGCCTGCGCTACGCCCAAACTACGTTCGAGGCCGAAGACGTGCTGCAGGAAGGATTCATTACGGTGTTCAAGAACCTGAGCAGCTTCCGCCGCGAGTGCCCGCTGGAATTCTGGATCCGGCGCATTATGGTGAATGCGGCCCTGCGCCAGCACCGCCGCAACGCCCCGCTGGTAGCAGTCAGCGACGGCGACTACCCTGCCGAGCTGGCCGGCGAGGAATTCACTCTCTCCAACTACGGGTTCGAAGACCTGATGGCCATGGTGCAGGAGCTGGCCCCCCGCTACCGGATGGTGTTCAACCTGTTCGCCATCGAGGGTTACGGCCACAAGGAAATCGGTGAGATGCTGGGCATTTCCGAAGGCACCAGCAAGTCGCAGTATTCCCGCGCCCGGGCAATTTTGAAGTCTAAAGTCGAGCGCCTTGATGCGCATTCCAATAATGGCACTTTCCGATCCTAA
- the wrbA gene encoding NAD(P)H:quinone oxidoreductase, which translates to MKTLILFYSTYGHVFKLAEAMAEGAREVEGNEVVIKKVPETLPKELLDQIGATEAQKAFDHIAVATPDELADYDAIVVGVPTRYGNMCGQMQAFWDSTGGLWAKGALVGKVGGAFVSTATQHGGQETTIRAVHTMQLHHGFVLVGLPYAWQGQMGHHEVTGGTPYGASTVAGGQGERQPSSNELEGARYQGRHTAEIAKKLSTK; encoded by the coding sequence ATGAAAACCCTGATCCTGTTCTACTCCACCTACGGCCACGTGTTCAAGCTGGCGGAAGCTATGGCCGAAGGGGCCCGCGAAGTGGAAGGCAACGAAGTCGTCATCAAGAAAGTACCCGAAACCCTGCCGAAGGAGCTTCTGGACCAGATCGGGGCCACCGAGGCGCAGAAAGCCTTCGACCACATTGCGGTAGCCACGCCCGACGAGCTGGCCGACTACGACGCCATTGTGGTGGGCGTGCCCACGCGCTATGGCAACATGTGCGGCCAGATGCAGGCCTTCTGGGACTCTACCGGTGGCCTTTGGGCCAAAGGCGCGCTGGTAGGCAAAGTGGGCGGCGCCTTCGTGAGCACTGCCACCCAGCACGGCGGCCAGGAAACCACCATCCGGGCTGTGCACACCATGCAGCTGCACCACGGCTTCGTGCTGGTAGGGCTTCCCTACGCGTGGCAGGGCCAGATGGGCCACCACGAAGTAACGGGCGGCACGCCCTACGGCGCCAGCACCGTGGCCGGGGGCCAGGGCGAGCGGCAGCCCAGCAGCAACGAGCTGGAAGGTGCCCGCTATCAGGGCCGCCACACCGCCGAGATTGCCAAAAAGTTGAGCACGAAATAA
- a CDS encoding outer membrane beta-barrel family protein, which produces MKPTVPLLLLSTLLTLPALAQTPNPVPAGARPAPAAAPRLALPETPKGAGRITGTVLDATTKKPVEFATVALLPATGERPLDGTAADERGRFVLKGLAAGAYRVQVSFLGYGVRVENVTVTDGTVDLGSLLLAATAQKLGEVTVTGERDVIETKPDRIVYNADRDLTNAGGTAADVLRKVPLISVDPEGNVELRGTSNVRVLINNKPSGIIASSVADAMKQIPADQIKTVEVITTPGAKYDAEGTGGIINITLKKNNLEGTNGSVGVAAGTRSSNANASLNVRRGKIGINSSASGFAFYSPNRNDLTRSVRDAQDVLVPSLRQEGDGFTIGGGGFGRLGFDYDPSKEHNFNLSVQGSLFRNKGDYDQFNQPALLPDFTRATDRGFRTQSYDASGSYTRTFEGQPKREWSVLGQHTRNRNTQRYDLDQFPGRATEGERTYREGSDNLSRNLETTLQTDYTHPFSETATLETGAKGILRRVSSQYDVQIDPTGNSPLMRSAARSNTFDYDQNVLAAYATYGFNLSKKLSTRLGARLEHTDITGRFTQGEASRFTQNYTNMLPNASLSYQPGKPGQTVRLAYSRRIQRPQIFYLNPFINASDSLNISYGNPRLNPEFTDSYELNYTTFVKGVVLNGSVYTRRTGNAIETVRFVDAQGVQNQTFRNIGRNATYGASLFGSFKPVPLWDLSGNLNFYYVSLNSPALDVTTTAFRNSGLMYSVNINSSYKFAKPGDDTATPWRRGLSVQLNGGLNSPRIQLQGKQAAWTFYSVGLRKNLLQDKADLTLNADNFLQATRNLSTILETPQFTQESNNYIYLRGVRLAFNYRFGKVSTQAPKRRKGIQNDDAKQGEGGGQQ; this is translated from the coding sequence ATGAAACCAACCGTACCACTACTACTACTGAGCACGCTGCTGACCCTGCCAGCCCTGGCCCAGACACCCAATCCGGTGCCGGCTGGCGCCCGTCCGGCTCCAGCCGCTGCGCCCCGCTTGGCACTGCCCGAAACGCCCAAAGGCGCGGGCCGCATTACGGGCACCGTGCTGGATGCTACCACCAAAAAGCCCGTAGAATTCGCCACTGTGGCCCTGCTCCCGGCCACCGGGGAGCGGCCGCTGGATGGCACCGCCGCCGACGAGCGGGGCCGGTTTGTGCTGAAAGGATTGGCTGCTGGCGCCTACCGAGTGCAGGTGAGCTTTCTGGGCTATGGCGTGCGGGTGGAAAACGTGACCGTAACGGACGGCACCGTGGACCTGGGCAGTCTGCTGCTGGCCGCCACGGCCCAAAAGCTGGGCGAAGTGACCGTGACCGGCGAGCGGGACGTGATAGAAACCAAGCCGGACCGCATCGTGTACAACGCCGACCGCGACCTGACCAACGCGGGCGGTACCGCCGCCGACGTGTTGCGCAAGGTGCCTCTTATCAGCGTAGACCCCGAGGGCAATGTGGAGCTGCGCGGCACCAGCAACGTGCGCGTGCTCATCAACAACAAGCCGTCGGGCATCATTGCCAGCTCGGTGGCCGATGCTATGAAGCAGATTCCGGCCGACCAGATCAAGACGGTGGAGGTGATTACGACGCCGGGCGCCAAGTACGACGCCGAAGGCACGGGCGGCATCATTAACATCACGCTCAAGAAAAACAACCTGGAGGGCACCAACGGTAGCGTAGGCGTGGCAGCCGGCACGCGCAGCTCCAACGCCAACGCCTCGCTGAACGTGCGGCGCGGCAAAATCGGCATCAACAGCTCGGCCAGCGGCTTTGCCTTCTACAGCCCCAACCGCAACGACCTGACCCGTAGCGTGCGCGACGCGCAGGATGTGCTAGTACCCTCCCTGCGGCAGGAAGGCGACGGATTCACAATTGGCGGCGGCGGGTTCGGGCGTTTGGGCTTCGACTACGACCCCAGTAAGGAGCACAACTTCAACCTGAGCGTGCAGGGTAGCCTGTTCCGCAACAAAGGCGACTACGACCAGTTCAACCAGCCGGCGCTGCTACCCGACTTTACGCGCGCCACCGACCGCGGCTTCCGTACCCAGAGCTACGACGCCAGCGGCTCCTACACCCGCACCTTCGAGGGGCAGCCAAAGCGCGAGTGGAGCGTGCTGGGGCAGCACACCCGCAACCGCAACACCCAGCGCTACGACCTCGACCAGTTTCCGGGCCGGGCCACCGAGGGCGAGCGGACCTACCGCGAAGGCAGCGACAACCTGAGCCGCAACCTCGAAACCACCCTCCAGACCGACTACACGCACCCGTTTTCGGAAACCGCGACCCTGGAAACCGGCGCCAAGGGCATTCTGCGCCGCGTGAGCAGCCAGTACGACGTGCAGATTGACCCCACCGGCAACAGCCCGCTGATGCGCAGCGCCGCCCGCTCCAACACCTTCGACTACGACCAGAACGTGCTGGCGGCCTACGCCACCTACGGCTTCAACCTGAGCAAGAAGCTGAGCACCCGGCTGGGCGCCCGCCTGGAGCACACCGATATTACAGGCCGCTTCACCCAAGGCGAGGCCAGCCGCTTCACCCAAAACTACACCAACATGCTGCCCAATGCCAGCCTGAGCTACCAGCCCGGCAAGCCCGGCCAGACGGTGCGCTTGGCCTACTCGCGGCGCATCCAGCGGCCCCAGATTTTCTACCTCAACCCGTTCATCAACGCATCTGACTCGCTCAACATCAGCTACGGCAACCCACGCCTCAACCCCGAATTCACGGACAGCTACGAGCTCAACTACACGACGTTCGTGAAGGGCGTGGTGCTCAACGGCTCGGTGTATACGCGCCGCACCGGCAATGCCATCGAGACGGTACGGTTTGTGGATGCGCAGGGCGTGCAGAACCAGACGTTCCGCAACATCGGGCGCAATGCCACCTACGGGGCCAGCCTGTTCGGCTCGTTTAAGCCGGTGCCGCTCTGGGACTTGAGCGGCAACCTGAACTTCTACTACGTCTCGCTCAACAGCCCGGCCCTGGATGTCACGACCACGGCCTTCCGCAACAGCGGGTTGATGTACAGCGTCAATATCAACTCCAGCTACAAATTCGCCAAACCCGGCGACGACACGGCCACGCCGTGGCGCCGGGGCCTGAGCGTGCAGCTCAACGGCGGCCTGAACTCACCGCGCATCCAGCTGCAGGGCAAGCAGGCCGCCTGGACGTTCTACTCGGTGGGGCTGCGCAAAAACCTGCTCCAGGATAAAGCCGACCTGACGCTGAACGCCGACAACTTCCTGCAGGCCACCCGCAACCTGAGCACCATCCTGGAAACGCCGCAGTTCACCCAGGAAAGCAACAATTACATCTACCTGCGCGGGGTGCGCCTGGCCTTCAACTACCGCTTCGGCAAGGTATCCACCCAGGCCCCCAAGCGCCGCAAAGGCATCCAGAACGACGACGCCAAGCAAGGCGAAGGCGGCGGCCAGCAGTAG
- a CDS encoding shikimate dehydrogenase family protein, with product MPAFGLIGLTLKHSFSQTYFSQKFTNLDLSDHQYELFELPAITALPALLAREPELRGLNVTIPYKEQVWPFLNEVATSAARVGAVNVIEFAADGRLIGHNTDYIGFRDSLRGFLPQPVPHGLRALVLGSGGASKAVEVALRELGISYWVVSRNPLGHGLTYQELTPTVLADHPLIINTTPLGTYPDIEQCPPLNYAALTPRHYLYDLIYNPSETEFMKRGQAAGAHTKNGFEMLCIQAEEAWKIWNR from the coding sequence ATGCCTGCCTTCGGACTTATCGGCCTGACCCTGAAGCATTCTTTCTCCCAAACTTATTTCAGTCAGAAATTCACCAACCTCGACTTATCCGACCATCAGTATGAGCTGTTTGAGCTGCCGGCCATTACGGCCCTGCCGGCCCTGCTGGCCCGCGAGCCGGAACTGCGTGGCCTCAACGTCACGATACCGTACAAAGAGCAGGTGTGGCCGTTTCTCAACGAGGTGGCGACCTCGGCGGCGCGGGTCGGGGCCGTCAACGTCATTGAGTTTGCCGCCGACGGACGCCTGATCGGCCACAACACCGACTACATCGGGTTTCGGGACTCGCTGCGTGGGTTTCTGCCTCAGCCGGTGCCGCATGGGCTGCGGGCGCTGGTACTGGGCAGCGGCGGCGCTTCCAAAGCCGTGGAGGTGGCGTTGCGCGAGCTGGGCATCAGCTATTGGGTGGTATCCAGAAACCCTCTGGGCCACGGCCTCACGTACCAGGAGCTGACGCCCACCGTGCTGGCCGACCATCCGCTCATCATCAACACCACCCCGCTGGGCACCTACCCCGATATCGAGCAGTGTCCCCCGCTCAATTACGCGGCCCTCACACCCCGCCACTACCTCTATGACCTCATCTACAACCCCAGCGAAACCGAGTTCATGAAGCGCGGCCAGGCGGCCGGCGCCCACACCAAAAACGGCTTCGAAATGCTCTGCATTCAGGCCGAGGAAGCCTGGAAAATCTGGAACCGGTAA
- a CDS encoding DedA family protein, giving the protein MEILKHLLDFILHLDKHLAEIILDYGAWTYAILFLIIFVETGVVVLPFLPGDSLLFAAGSLAALPGSPLNIWAMIGLLILAAVLGDTLNYHIGDYLGPRVFRENSRFLKREHLERTQAFYQKHGAKTIIIARFIPIIRTFAPFIAGVGTMSYTKFLSYNVVGAVLWVTLLTGAGYFLGRLPWIQQNFGLFTIGIIVVSVLPAVVEFFKSRRDAAKQPAA; this is encoded by the coding sequence ATGGAAATTCTGAAGCATCTGCTCGACTTCATTCTGCACCTCGATAAGCACCTGGCTGAAATCATTCTGGACTACGGTGCCTGGACCTACGCCATTCTGTTCCTCATCATCTTCGTGGAAACCGGCGTGGTGGTGCTACCCTTCCTGCCCGGCGACTCGCTGCTGTTTGCGGCCGGCTCGCTGGCCGCGCTGCCCGGCTCTCCCCTGAACATCTGGGCCATGATTGGCCTGCTGATTCTGGCCGCCGTGCTCGGCGACACGCTCAACTACCACATCGGCGACTACCTGGGGCCGCGCGTGTTCCGTGAGAATTCCCGCTTTCTGAAGCGGGAGCACCTGGAGCGCACCCAGGCGTTTTACCAGAAGCACGGCGCCAAAACCATCATCATTGCCCGCTTCATTCCCATCATCCGCACGTTTGCGCCCTTTATTGCGGGCGTGGGCACCATGAGCTACACCAAGTTTCTGAGCTACAACGTGGTGGGCGCGGTACTGTGGGTGACGCTGCTGACCGGCGCCGGCTATTTCCTGGGCCGCCTGCCTTGGATTCAGCAGAACTTCGGGTTGTTCACGATTGGCATCATCGTGGTGTCGGTGCTGCCGGCTGTGGTTGAGTTCTTTAAGTCGCGCCGCGACGCGGCCAAGCAGCCGGCTGCCTAG
- a CDS encoding spermidine synthase, whose amino-acid sequence MLTFLRRYLSYLIPLTRTTTSAINGPLEVTWYRGRKLLDTRHANYSYGSLQRVLRYGLLFVAPEKAQRLLLLGLGGGSVVETLRKEHPAAGHLTAVELDPTIIQLAATEFNIQPGPNLDIVCADAFAWVRTAPAATFGLIIIDLFIDLDLPAGLQTEDFWQHIWRLLAPGGRVLANTLTAAHLSIEGQELAEFLPQLGFRVKEVEVELLNRLLILEKPLA is encoded by the coding sequence ATGCTAACCTTCCTTCGCCGCTACCTAAGCTACCTGATTCCCCTGACCCGCACCACCACATCGGCCATCAACGGGCCGCTGGAAGTGACGTGGTACCGGGGCCGCAAGCTGCTGGATACGCGCCACGCCAACTATTCCTACGGCTCGCTGCAGCGGGTGCTGCGCTACGGACTGCTGTTTGTGGCCCCCGAAAAGGCTCAGCGGCTGCTGCTGCTGGGGCTGGGCGGCGGCTCGGTGGTAGAAACGCTGCGCAAGGAGCACCCCGCCGCCGGCCACCTCACCGCCGTCGAGCTGGACCCCACCATCATTCAGCTGGCCGCCACGGAGTTCAACATTCAGCCCGGCCCCAACCTCGATATTGTGTGTGCCGATGCCTTTGCGTGGGTGCGCACGGCCCCGGCGGCCACCTTCGGCCTCATCATCATCGACCTGTTTATTGACCTTGATCTGCCCGCCGGCCTCCAGACCGAGGACTTCTGGCAGCATATCTGGCGGCTGCTGGCGCCCGGTGGCCGGGTGCTGGCCAACACCCTCACGGCCGCTCACCTAAGTATTGAAGGGCAGGAGCTGGCCGAGTTTCTGCCGCAGCTGGGGTTCCGGGTGAAGGAAGTGGAAGTGGAGTTGTTGAACCGGCTACTGATTCTGGAAAAGCCGCTGGCGTAG